From Phenylobacterium montanum, the proteins below share one genomic window:
- a CDS encoding benzoate-CoA ligase family protein produces MNDGLQVSKGDFNAAQALIEANLPRRANKIAIIDGAGAHTYGELAARIDACGAALLAEGARPGDRVALCMLDSLDMVACFLGSIKAGLIPAPLNTLLQAGDYAHILADSGARLAVVSSHILDRVGAGAASAGWAGRIIASDPSDPAHCQLSDLARSTGPLAAAPADSAAPAFWLYSSGSTGRPKGVIHRHASLGHTADLFARQVLGLREDDVIYSAAKLFFAYGLGNALTFPLSVGATVVLLPDRPTPEVVWPLLRSHDVTMFFGVPTLYASMLAHPEAASGAPALRLCVSAGEPLPAEIGRRWREHYATEIIDGVGSTEMLHIFVSNRPGAVRHGASGIATPGYELRLVTEDDREAAEGELGELHVRGPSAAAGYWNQPEKSAATFQDGWVRTGDRFRRDEAGHFVYCGRADDMLKVSGIWVSPTEVEAALVEHEAVLEAAVVGVTDQNNLTRVKAYVVPRAGVEGDVLLAEKLKAFAKARLAPYKYPRQIEFVPELPKTATGKVRRHVLREQG; encoded by the coding sequence GTGAACGACGGGTTGCAGGTATCGAAGGGCGACTTCAACGCGGCCCAGGCCCTGATCGAAGCCAACCTGCCAAGGCGGGCCAACAAGATCGCCATCATCGACGGCGCCGGCGCCCACACCTATGGAGAGCTGGCCGCTCGCATCGACGCCTGCGGCGCGGCGCTCCTGGCGGAAGGGGCGCGCCCAGGCGACCGCGTAGCCCTCTGCATGCTCGACAGCTTGGATATGGTTGCGTGCTTTCTGGGCTCCATCAAGGCCGGCCTGATCCCGGCCCCGCTGAACACGCTGCTGCAGGCCGGCGACTACGCCCACATCCTCGCCGACAGCGGCGCCCGCCTCGCTGTGGTTTCGTCACATATCCTCGATCGGGTCGGCGCGGGCGCGGCCAGTGCGGGCTGGGCCGGCCGCATCATCGCCTCCGACCCGAGCGACCCGGCCCATTGCCAGCTGAGCGATCTCGCCCGCTCCACCGGGCCGCTAGCAGCCGCGCCGGCGGATTCTGCCGCGCCCGCCTTCTGGCTCTATTCCTCAGGCTCGACCGGCCGCCCCAAGGGCGTGATCCATCGCCACGCCAGTCTTGGCCACACCGCCGACCTGTTCGCGCGCCAAGTCCTCGGCCTGCGCGAGGACGATGTGATCTATTCCGCCGCCAAGCTGTTTTTCGCCTATGGCCTTGGCAACGCCCTGACCTTCCCCTTGAGCGTGGGAGCGACCGTGGTGCTGCTGCCGGATCGGCCGACGCCAGAGGTAGTCTGGCCGTTGCTTCGCAGCCATGACGTCACGATGTTCTTCGGCGTTCCGACCCTATACGCCTCCATGCTGGCCCATCCCGAGGCCGCGTCCGGGGCCCCGGCGCTTCGGCTGTGTGTTTCGGCGGGTGAGCCGTTGCCGGCGGAGATCGGGCGACGCTGGCGAGAGCATTACGCGACCGAAATCATCGACGGGGTCGGCTCCACCGAAATGCTGCACATCTTCGTCAGCAACCGGCCCGGCGCCGTGCGCCATGGCGCTTCCGGAATCGCCACGCCGGGCTACGAATTGCGCCTCGTCACCGAGGATGACAGAGAGGCCGCCGAGGGCGAACTTGGCGAACTTCACGTGCGGGGCCCTTCGGCCGCGGCCGGTTACTGGAATCAGCCGGAGAAGAGCGCGGCCACATTTCAGGACGGCTGGGTCAGGACGGGCGACCGGTTCCGCCGCGACGAGGCCGGCCATTTCGTCTACTGCGGCCGCGCCGACGATATGCTGAAGGTCAGCGGCATCTGGGTCTCGCCGACAGAGGTCGAGGCGGCGCTGGTCGAGCATGAGGCCGTGCTGGAGGCCGCCGTGGTGGGGGTGACCGACCAGAACAATCTTACGCGCGTCAAAGCCTATGTCGTGCCGAGGGCCGGCGTCGAGGGCGACGTGCTCCTGGCCGAAAAGCTGAAGGCCTTCGCCAAGGCGCGACTGGCGCCCTACAAGTACCCCCGCCAGATCGAATTCGTGCCGGAACTGCCCAAGACTGCGACGGGGAAGGTCCGCCGTCACGTGTTGCGCGAGCAGGGCTGA
- a CDS encoding (2Fe-2S)-binding protein — protein sequence MAMIEFTLNGEPARIDADESEVLLDVLRGRLGLFGARFGCGAGQCGACAVLVDGRSVAACQIEMATLAGKSVTTLEGLGGPERPHPLQAAFLELQAGQCGYCLSGILVSAQALLDHNPDPSRAEIAEALDWHLCRCGVHNRVMEAVALAARRMREGDRS from the coding sequence ATGGCGATGATCGAATTCACGCTCAACGGCGAGCCGGCCCGCATCGACGCGGACGAGTCCGAGGTCCTGCTGGACGTGCTGCGTGGGCGGCTTGGCCTCTTTGGCGCGCGGTTCGGTTGCGGCGCGGGCCAGTGCGGCGCCTGCGCTGTTCTGGTCGACGGGCGATCGGTGGCCGCCTGCCAGATCGAGATGGCAACGCTGGCCGGCAAGTCGGTCACGACGCTCGAAGGCCTGGGCGGCCCCGAGCGGCCACACCCGCTGCAGGCGGCGTTCCTGGAACTGCAGGCCGGCCAATGCGGCTACTGCCTTTCGGGAATATTGGTCAGCGCCCAGGCCCTGCTGGACCACAACCCAGATCCAAGTCGCGCCGAGATCGCCGAAGCGCTGGACTGGCACCTTTGCCGCTGCGGCGTGCACAACCGGGTGATGGAGGCGGTCGCCCTGGCTGCGCGCCGGATGCGTGAAGGGGACCGCTCATGA